One Phaseolus vulgaris cultivar G19833 chromosome 11, P. vulgaris v2.0, whole genome shotgun sequence genomic window carries:
- the LOC137808900 gene encoding uncharacterized protein codes for MADKLPFGEGASINRPPLFCGVNYQFWKVRMKIFIHSTDKGIWEAIENGPFIPQVKKDDVFVGYHNAVKQKKCGTFLRSHMRELMMYKGMQKGETIFDVQKRFSHTVNHLMSLGKSFDKEELNIKILKCLDRSWQPKVTTISESKDLTSMTTTSLFSKLREHEFEMNRLVVQESEDEHNKGIALKDANQKRQQDSSDGQSLKRYSSKKLNDFNPNKYICYDCGEKGHIKAECPNNESKEKANFKGERREKTKKAYITWDDNEVSSSSSSDDAEANLCLKGSTSSSMSSSSSVKGNNYYQLLEAFNETHEEADRLALSNNRLKGLNNWLENRVKTLEEELEKSKVDFENLDLIYKNSACMCDSNFCENCENLEKKIHYLLKTVDRLTTGKSNFENVLAYQNCVFGKAGLGFYPQSRKNGISKPFSSVLENQSIKRTKQPVVTYFYCMKRGHSVRFFMIRKSLVPKGPPKARHSRSNSLLAVELSEFDVQYEPQGLIKGQVYPDFMVELSSEGPQTDPNDFQWVLSVDGS; via the exons ATGGCTgataaactaccttttggggaaggtgcttcaataaATAGACCACCACTGTTTTGTGGTgtgaattaccagttttggaaagttaggaTGAAGATTTTTATACACTCCAcagataaaggaatttgggaagcaattgaaaatggtccttttattcctCAAGTTAAGAAAGATGATGTATTTGTTG GGTATCACAATGCAGTTaagcaaaagaaatgtgggacattcTTGAGGTCACACATGAGGGAACTAATGATGTATAAAGG AATGCAGAAAGGGGAGACAATCTTTGATGTGCAGAAACGCTTTTCCCACACTGTGAACCACTTAATGAGCCTTGGAAAAAGctttgacaaagaagagctgAATATAAAGATCTTAAAGTGTCTTGATAGGTCTTGGCAGCCAAAGGTCACTACCATTTCTGAGTCAAAGGATTTAACATCCATGACAACAACTTCCTTGTTTAGTAAGCTAAGGGAGCATGAGTTTGAGATGAATAGATTGGTTGTCCAAGAAAGTGAGGACGAACACAACAAGGGTATTGCCCTTAAAGATGCTAACCAGAAAAGGCAACAAGACTCCAGTGATG GCCAATCTTTAAAGAGGTACAGTTCTAAGAAGCTGAATGACTTTAATCCTAACAAATATATTTGTTATGACTGTGGTGAAAAGGGACACATCAAAGCTGAATGTCCTAACAATGAAAGCAAGGAGAAAGCTAATTTCAAAGGAGAAAGGAGGGAAAAAACCAAGAAAGCATACATAACTTGGGATGACAATGAGGTATCCTCCTCCAGCTCTTCAGATGATGCAGAAGCAAACCTATGCTTAAAGGGATCAACATCAAGCAGTATGAGCTCATCTTCTTCAGTGAAAGGTAACAATTACTACCAACTACTTGAAGCATTTAatgaaacacatgaagaagctgaTAGATTGGCTCTctcaaacaaccggttgaaagggtTGAACaattggcttgaaaacagagtcaaaacactagaagaagagttggaaaaatctaaagttgattttgaaaatttagatttaatttacaaaaattcTGCTTGCATGTGTGACTCTAatttttgtgaaaactgtgaaaatcttgaaaagaagattcATTACCTTTTGAAAACTGTGGATAGGCTTACAactggaaaatccaactttgagaatgttctTGCATATCAAAATTGTGTCTTTGGAAAAGCAGGCTTAGGATTTTATCCACAGAGCAGAAAGAATGgcatttcaaaacctttttcatcAGTGTTAGAAAATCAATCGATTAAAAgaacgaaacaaccggttgttacatatTTTTACTGTATGAAGAGAGGTCATTCTGTTAGATTCTTCATGATTCGTAAAtctcttgttcctaaag GTCCTCCAAAAGCTCGACATAGCAGGTCGAATAGTCTGCTGGCAGTTGAGCTGTCTGAGTTCGATGTGCAGTACGAACCACAAGGGCTGATCAAGGGCCAGGTGTATCCTGATTTTATGGTAGAGCTGTCATCTGAGGGTCCCCAAACTGATCCTAATGACTTCCAATGGGttctttcagtggatggatcctAA